From the Paenibacillus sp. FSL H8-0548 genome, one window contains:
- a CDS encoding AraC family transcriptional regulator, giving the protein MNMLAKMVFFHHTTREKGFRVGPHQHHSYELVYYLDGGGQAVIEEHSYPFHDNSFTVIRPGSVHDEVHTTDSQVMFIGFHVAPHIHIPTGFFAEEVHQGNYPILSLLLQMKAEFINKQPLYQEKLNLLTSEIVIELCRRFPPKNQQQLHTDPLHYVRNYMDEHYQQALGIEELAALAGYSYDRFRHLFKEKTGLSPQKYLLNHRITHASQLLQHTKLPINEIALDAGFSTAAQFCHFFKRELGITPRQHRLAHLQT; this is encoded by the coding sequence ATGAATATGCTCGCTAAAATGGTTTTTTTTCATCATACGACTAGAGAGAAAGGCTTCCGAGTAGGGCCTCACCAGCATCATTCTTATGAATTAGTATACTATCTGGACGGTGGAGGCCAGGCCGTTATCGAGGAGCATAGCTATCCGTTTCATGACAATTCCTTTACTGTTATTCGGCCTGGGAGCGTACATGATGAAGTGCATACTACGGATAGTCAAGTTATGTTTATTGGCTTTCATGTGGCTCCTCACATCCATATTCCTACTGGCTTCTTTGCAGAAGAAGTTCATCAAGGCAATTACCCGATATTGTCACTGCTGTTGCAGATGAAAGCTGAATTTATCAATAAGCAGCCGCTTTATCAGGAGAAGCTGAATTTACTGACAAGTGAGATCGTTATTGAGCTTTGCAGAAGGTTTCCTCCGAAAAACCAGCAGCAATTACATACGGACCCGCTGCACTATGTTCGCAATTACATGGATGAGCATTATCAGCAGGCTTTAGGAATTGAAGAGCTTGCAGCTCTAGCGGGCTACAGCTATGATCGATTTCGTCATCTATTTAAAGAGAAAACAGGCTTATCACCTCAAAAATATTTGTTGAATCATCGGATTACTCATGCCTCTCAACTATTGCAGCATACAAAACTGCCGATCAATGAAATCGCGCTAGATGCCGGGTTCTCAACAGCTGCACAATTTTGTCATTTTTTCAAGAGAGAATTAGGGATTACCCCGCGACAGCATCGGTTAGCTCATTTGCAAACCTAG
- a CDS encoding helix-turn-helix domain-containing protein: protein MATYDSFHNYASLSNGTIVAGHFNEPDRYMTSRPSGMSDWLITYTLEGSGYFRTPAGEESCSAGDVALLRSGVSHQYGTAPGSQWNFIWAHFPNMIETNYLPADEVIIQSLGKAHLQKRVYRALRNVIQDSREQRSFWIALCENEIRSILLLMAERGRRKVDPRVEESLHYLSKHMRETVRIEDVAKSVGLSSSRLSHLFKEETGSTIVETMNAMRIRQAALLIKHSDRTATEAAFDVGFQNYNHFAYLFREQMGTSPREYIRLSEDSGGRNQ from the coding sequence ATGGCTACCTATGATAGTTTTCATAATTACGCTTCTCTCTCCAATGGCACGATTGTTGCAGGGCACTTCAACGAGCCTGATCGATATATGACAAGCCGGCCTTCTGGTATGTCGGATTGGCTAATTACGTATACGCTGGAAGGCAGCGGATATTTTCGCACTCCTGCGGGTGAGGAAAGCTGCTCGGCGGGGGATGTTGCGTTATTGCGCAGCGGTGTTTCCCACCAGTATGGAACGGCTCCGGGCAGCCAGTGGAATTTTATATGGGCTCATTTTCCGAATATGATTGAAACCAATTATTTACCTGCGGACGAAGTTATTATTCAATCTCTGGGTAAGGCTCATCTGCAGAAAAGAGTCTATCGTGCCCTTAGAAATGTTATTCAGGATTCAAGAGAACAGCGGTCCTTCTGGATCGCATTATGCGAAAATGAAATTCGCAGTATTTTGCTGCTTATGGCTGAACGCGGCAGGCGCAAAGTAGATCCGAGAGTGGAGGAGTCACTGCATTATCTTTCCAAGCATATGAGAGAAACCGTTCGTATTGAGGATGTTGCCAAATCGGTTGGGTTATCCAGCTCTAGGCTCTCTCATTTATTTAAAGAAGAAACGGGCTCGACGATCGTTGAGACGATGAACGCGATGCGCATTCGGCAGGCTGCCTTGCTTATTAAACACTCTGACCGGACAGCTACTGAGGCTGCTTTCGATGTTGGCTTTCAAAACTACAACCACTTCGCCTATTTGTTCCGTGAGCAGATGGGCACAAGTCCGAGGGAATACATTAGGCTATCGGAAGATAGCGGTGGGAGAAATCAATAA
- a CDS encoding DeoR/GlpR family DNA-binding transcription regulator, which translates to MMFAAQRREKIVEWLKLKGQVVVKELAKEMNVSEGTLRTDLRMLEDEGVIERTHGGAVLANKKNSFRGDSFVARSEMNYAEKRAIGQQAAQLVTKGQCILLDASSTVLELAKVLADYDYLTVVTNGLDAAMTLNQNPRINVILIGGVLRSGSRTVEGVLGKNLLDGIHGDLFFTSAEGVSVEEGMTDFSLYEAELKKKMASNARKTIALADHTKLGRRSIATSVELAGIHTLITDGKADKRYLEKIKGVEIIIAAANDNK; encoded by the coding sequence ATGATGTTTGCTGCGCAGCGTAGAGAGAAAATCGTGGAATGGTTGAAGCTAAAGGGTCAGGTTGTCGTTAAGGAGCTGGCGAAGGAAATGAATGTCTCCGAGGGAACACTCCGTACTGATCTCCGGATGCTTGAGGATGAAGGTGTAATTGAACGTACGCATGGCGGCGCCGTTCTAGCGAACAAGAAAAATAGTTTTCGAGGAGATTCGTTCGTTGCGCGAAGCGAGATGAACTATGCGGAGAAAAGAGCAATCGGCCAGCAAGCTGCGCAGCTCGTCACCAAGGGGCAATGCATTCTACTCGACGCAAGCTCGACCGTGCTTGAGCTGGCGAAGGTGCTTGCCGATTATGATTATTTAACGGTAGTCACGAATGGGCTCGATGCCGCTATGACGCTTAATCAGAATCCGCGGATCAATGTCATCCTAATTGGAGGTGTTCTTAGATCCGGTTCAAGAACGGTAGAGGGCGTACTCGGAAAAAATTTGCTTGATGGCATTCATGGCGACTTGTTCTTTACCTCTGCCGAAGGAGTTAGTGTGGAAGAAGGCATGACCGATTTCAGCTTATACGAGGCGGAGCTTAAGAAAAAAATGGCTTCTAATGCGAGAAAAACGATTGCGCTGGCTGATCACACTAAGCTAGGCAGACGCTCTATAGCGACATCAGTGGAATTGGCTGGCATTCATACCCTTATCACAGATGGCAAAGCGGATAAACGATATTTAGAAAAAATAAAAGGTGTAGAAATTATAATAGCTGCAGCAAATGACAACAAATAA
- a CDS encoding sn-glycerol-1-phosphate dehydrogenase, producing the protein MSDILATIREQASKEEGMDLRVLDMGPVVLEAGAISKVAPYLKESLYHKVIIVADETTYAIAGHSLEVSIHAAGIDVHVSIIKPNLQGDVIADEASLVQLMLDIKSQAAEAVIAVGSGTLHDIARFSGYTTNVPFISLPTAPSVDGFNSKGAPVILRGDKITIQSIGPSAIFADLDILVQAPSALVAAGFGDMLGKFTSLFDWKFGALAGGEPYSQVVADLTEKALLLCVEHVDEIAKRSPEGIRLLTDALLTSGFAMLLFGQSHSASGAEHHLSHYWEMEFLRLERRQILHGAKVGVACAEISSFYHELASGDLSFLTAEQQEATRKLISQIPDQQTIRQLIEAVGGPTEPKQLGIDAALLERSLREAHRIRPNRYTLLRTFNER; encoded by the coding sequence ATGAGCGATATTTTAGCTACTATTAGAGAACAAGCGTCCAAGGAAGAAGGAATGGATCTTCGCGTGCTCGACATGGGCCCCGTTGTATTGGAAGCAGGCGCGATCAGTAAAGTTGCCCCTTATCTTAAAGAAAGCTTATACCATAAAGTGATTATCGTTGCGGATGAAACGACCTATGCCATTGCTGGACATTCGCTTGAGGTATCAATTCATGCAGCGGGCATCGATGTCCATGTATCCATCATAAAGCCCAATTTGCAAGGGGATGTTATTGCGGATGAAGCGTCCCTAGTGCAATTAATGCTGGATATCAAATCACAAGCGGCTGAAGCTGTAATCGCGGTTGGTTCAGGAACGCTGCACGATATTGCCCGGTTCTCAGGATACACAACGAATGTTCCGTTTATTTCCTTACCGACAGCACCGTCTGTAGATGGATTCAATTCCAAAGGAGCGCCTGTAATTCTACGTGGAGATAAGATAACGATTCAGTCGATCGGACCTTCAGCTATTTTTGCGGATTTAGATATATTGGTGCAAGCTCCCTCTGCACTTGTTGCAGCTGGCTTTGGCGATATGCTTGGCAAATTCACCTCGTTATTTGATTGGAAGTTCGGGGCATTGGCAGGTGGCGAGCCGTATTCACAAGTAGTAGCAGATTTAACCGAAAAGGCTCTTCTTCTGTGTGTTGAGCATGTTGATGAGATTGCCAAACGGAGTCCAGAAGGCATCAGACTTTTAACAGACGCTTTGTTAACCTCTGGCTTCGCGATGCTGCTATTTGGACAATCTCACTCTGCCTCGGGTGCCGAGCATCATCTCTCGCATTATTGGGAAATGGAGTTTCTGCGCCTGGAGAGAAGACAAATTCTTCACGGTGCAAAAGTAGGCGTTGCCTGCGCAGAAATTTCTTCTTTCTATCACGAGCTAGCTAGTGGAGACTTGAGCTTTCTTACAGCAGAGCAGCAGGAAGCTACTCGGAAGCTAATCAGTCAAATACCGGATCAACAAACGATTCGTCAGTTAATCGAAGCGGTTGGTGGTCCGACAGAGCCGAAGCAATTAGGAATTGATGCCGCTTTGCTAGAGAGAAGCTTGAGAGAAGCCCATCGCATTCGGCCTAACCGTTACACCCTATTGAGAACGTTTAATGAACGATGA
- a CDS encoding IS4 family transposase — translation MDKDTTKSTFKEYLIPLDREFLLNQIAKLGLDKYTKKLDSVTFCKLFIFAQLCQVKSLADISLDVRMSEELQRELALESISASQLSRKLRDLDPGLFDATLGHLIQQIHREYGFQKGTAALGRLNLIDSSTISLCLTKHRWAEFRNTKAGIKMHTRVVYHEQMVSPDKVVLKPAKASDKTEMNELVVQEPDAMNLFDRAYLDYDLFDQYCENGTRFITRLKANAVVTVLEEKVVNAEGPILREAIVRLGKPGVNQMEHTLRLIETHDSKGNLITIITNERTMEPIEIGELYRRRWHIELFFKWVKQHLHIKRFYGISANAVYTQIRIALITYCLLLLLKRKIAFQGNLLIIYKLMQRCWDEPLIAMIRKWYGDRTRTSKGRRTYDHERIFAETLQQFENGEEDHLDELAYDPVI, via the coding sequence ATGGACAAGGATACTACAAAATCCACTTTTAAGGAATACCTTATTCCTCTTGATCGAGAATTTTTATTGAACCAGATTGCAAAACTTGGACTGGATAAGTACACGAAGAAGCTGGATTCCGTTACATTCTGTAAGTTGTTTATCTTTGCACAGTTGTGCCAAGTCAAGAGTTTGGCTGACATCAGTTTGGACGTTCGCATGAGTGAAGAGCTGCAACGAGAACTGGCATTGGAATCGATCAGTGCTTCGCAGCTTTCCCGAAAATTGCGAGACTTGGATCCAGGTCTATTCGATGCGACACTTGGCCATCTCATTCAGCAGATTCACAGGGAATACGGCTTTCAGAAAGGAACGGCAGCACTTGGACGGTTGAATCTGATTGATTCTTCCACGATCTCTCTCTGTCTAACGAAGCATCGGTGGGCAGAATTTCGCAACACGAAAGCTGGCATCAAGATGCATACCCGCGTAGTCTATCACGAACAGATGGTAAGTCCAGATAAAGTCGTCCTTAAACCGGCAAAAGCCTCGGACAAGACAGAGATGAACGAGCTTGTCGTGCAGGAACCGGATGCGATGAATCTGTTTGACCGCGCTTATCTCGATTATGACTTATTCGACCAGTATTGCGAAAATGGTACGCGATTCATCACTCGTTTGAAGGCTAATGCGGTCGTCACGGTCCTTGAAGAGAAGGTTGTGAATGCCGAGGGACCCATTCTAAGAGAAGCCATCGTGCGATTAGGCAAGCCTGGTGTAAACCAAATGGAGCATACGCTGCGGTTAATCGAAACACATGATAGCAAGGGCAATCTCATTACCATCATCACGAATGAAAGGACCATGGAGCCAATCGAGATTGGCGAGCTCTACCGTCGCCGCTGGCACATCGAGTTGTTCTTCAAGTGGGTCAAGCAGCATCTGCACATTAAGCGGTTCTATGGTATCAGCGCCAATGCAGTCTATACGCAAATCCGCATTGCACTCATCACGTATTGTCTGCTTCTGCTTCTTAAGCGAAAGATTGCGTTCCAGGGTAACTTATTAATCATCTATAAACTGATGCAACGTTGCTGGGACGAGCCCTTGATAGCGATGATCCGAAAATGGTACGGGGACCGCACCCGAACATCCAAGGGGCGACGGACCTACGATCATGAGCGCATATTTGCGGAGACGCTACAGCAATTCGAGAATGGTGAAGAAGATCACTTGGACGAACTGGCATATGATCCGGTAATTTAA
- a CDS encoding HAD-IIA family hydrolase → MLNEIEGYIIDLDGTIYRGNQAIDGAMEAIDHLKKHGKKIVYLSNRGNISRVMCQEKLQRMGISAAIDEILLTSTVTAQYLRMHEPLAKVWTLGDYGLREELQSWDIDMAKHPEEANHLVITLHESLTYKELNQAFRAVSSGAEIIATNADKSFPGEDGESIDVAGMVAAIVATTGKDVKLVVGKPSAMMAEAALRTLGVTPERCLVIGDSLASDIALGKRAGIKTALVLSGSSSSQDALLANEQPDWVWNSISDLIPLLALKEELI, encoded by the coding sequence ATGCTGAATGAGATCGAAGGCTATATTATAGATTTGGATGGAACGATATATAGAGGCAATCAGGCGATTGACGGGGCGATGGAGGCCATTGATCATCTGAAGAAGCACGGAAAAAAGATTGTTTATTTAAGCAATCGCGGAAATATTTCCCGGGTGATGTGCCAAGAAAAGCTTCAGCGAATGGGGATTTCAGCCGCAATTGACGAAATTCTGCTAACCTCAACGGTTACTGCACAATATTTGCGAATGCACGAGCCGCTTGCTAAGGTTTGGACGCTTGGTGACTATGGGCTGAGAGAGGAACTGCAATCTTGGGATATCGACATGGCGAAGCATCCAGAGGAAGCAAATCATTTAGTAATTACACTGCATGAAAGCTTGACCTATAAGGAGCTGAATCAGGCCTTTCGAGCTGTAAGCAGCGGAGCGGAAATTATAGCAACAAATGCCGATAAATCTTTTCCAGGAGAAGATGGAGAATCGATTGATGTCGCTGGAATGGTAGCGGCAATCGTTGCTACAACGGGGAAGGATGTTAAGCTTGTTGTCGGCAAGCCGTCAGCGATGATGGCAGAAGCGGCCTTGCGCACCCTCGGTGTGACTCCAGAGCGTTGTTTAGTCATAGGCGATAGCTTGGCTTCCGATATTGCTTTAGGGAAGAGAGCAGGGATAAAAACCGCACTTGTTCTTAGTGGTTCATCCAGCAGTCAAGATGCATTACTAGCAAATGAACAGCCAGACTGGGTTTGGAATTCAATTTCGGATTTGATCCCATTACTAGCGCTGAAGGAGGAGCTTATATGA
- a CDS encoding nucleoside hydrolase — protein MTVQFPVISNEDRVKRLEPAHRKVRAVLDTDTFNEIDDQFAICYALLSPESISLQAIYAAPFHNELSDGPKDGMEKSYNEIVKVLELMKSSVPSYPGSESYLPGPETFVESPAARHLVELAMASSDEDPLYVFAIGAITNVASAILMQPEIIRKIVVVWLGGHSFQWQDTREFNLQQDLHASRIMMDSGVPLVLIPCMGVTSHLTTTLPEIREYVREQGEIGHYLYDIFEKCTKDHLGASRVIWDMTTIAYTINPEWTPSSLVPSPHISDQFRWSFDSSRHLIRYVDHIHRDPIFKDFFSKLKRQ, from the coding sequence ATGACCGTACAATTTCCAGTAATCTCAAATGAGGACAGAGTAAAACGATTAGAGCCCGCTCACAGAAAGGTACGAGCCGTGCTCGACACCGATACCTTTAATGAAATCGATGATCAATTCGCAATCTGCTACGCCCTTCTGTCACCAGAGAGCATCTCATTGCAAGCGATTTATGCTGCTCCCTTCCATAATGAGCTATCCGATGGTCCAAAGGATGGAATGGAGAAAAGCTATAACGAGATTGTGAAGGTTCTAGAACTAATGAAGAGCTCGGTGCCGTCATATCCGGGGTCTGAGAGTTATTTGCCAGGACCTGAGACCTTTGTTGAAAGCCCGGCGGCACGTCATTTGGTCGAGCTTGCGATGGCCTCCTCGGATGAAGATCCACTTTATGTATTTGCTATAGGTGCTATTACAAATGTAGCTTCGGCCATTCTGATGCAGCCGGAAATTATTCGTAAAATCGTCGTAGTATGGCTGGGCGGCCACTCGTTTCAGTGGCAGGATACTCGTGAATTTAATCTCCAGCAGGATCTTCATGCTTCACGTATCATGATGGATAGCGGAGTGCCGCTTGTGCTCATTCCATGTATGGGCGTTACTTCTCATCTTACGACTACCTTGCCCGAAATTCGGGAATATGTGAGGGAGCAAGGCGAGATCGGACACTACCTTTACGATATTTTCGAGAAATGTACAAAGGATCATTTAGGCGCTTCACGCGTGATTTGGGATATGACAACCATTGCTTATACGATTAATCCCGAATGGACACCAAGCTCACTTGTGCCTAGTCCGCACATCTCTGATCAATTTCGGTGGAGCTTCGATTCATCGAGGCATTTGATCCGTTATGTCGATCACATCCATCGCGACCCGATTTTCAAAGACTTTTTCTCCAAGCTGAAGCGGCAATAA